A window of Phragmites australis chromosome 2, lpPhrAust1.1, whole genome shotgun sequence genomic DNA:
AGCAAATAAGAAATTTGCTCTAGAATTATTCATATGAACTTGTCGGGAgatgatccctgacaatgaatcTGGGGTATACTGAACGACGGACACGTTGATCTACATTTCTTTTGGGTGTCTATCGAGATGGACTCAAGAATACAAGGATTTATCCAGCTTTAGGCATTCTGTGGGATAATAGCCTTACGTCCTATGTATTGTCTTATAAATCTGGATGAACTTGTTCCAAATTGTCCTCTTCTCCTACAAGCCGGGTCctcccctttatataccagggaAAAGGGTGTACAAACAAACGGACCATACCAAACTCCGTAGCAGAACTACCCCTGACGAATCCAACTACCCATAACCCATCATGATGTCAAATAGACATATCCACTCTGCTCTGGTCGTCCTGCATGTCCAGTCCCATCATCGAACACGGTCACGCTCACCAGCCAGGCCATCTCGTAGTATTAAATACTACGAGACGGGTCACTACTCTACCATGCCTTCCCATGACCTCGTTCGCCAAAAGGGAGTGTCTGGGGaaagaaaatacttgagtgaaaGGTATTAAATATGTCCTAACAAGTTAGATGAATACCTACCCTATGGTTGGTTGTATGGTTTCCTTCTACGACCAGGAGGCTAGTCGCACGAGTCCTGCCCTGATTGCGCGATGAGTCTTGTGGTTTTGAAAAATATCAACTGCCAACCGACACTTAACAGCATGGGGCCCGTACTATGGACACCCTTTATCTATTACACCATCTAAACTCTGGAGGAGCTTTCTAGTTCCTGCAGAATTTCAGTGAAATTTTCAGCCCTGAATGTGCTACAGAATTTCATCGTGTATTCCGGAAACATTTGGGGCCTCTTTGGATCtagtttgaatttaaattcgatGGGAAAGATTGGATGTCTCACGTTCATACAGGGTACTTCAAAAGTCCTGAAGAAGTTCCCCTCATCCGAACAATGGGTTACACATAAGTAATTTACACAGGATCTCAGCAAATTATAGAACATTTACAGAGGACTAATGTTTCAGTGCGGCATAATACTCCACCTCCCGCAATCATGTTACCATGTTGGGtctttaataaaaaattcagGTTCACGCCTACACGCAacacatgcaagcatgttcttGCCCCAACCCTCTCACTGCGTGCTAGTGGCTGGTTCTCTGCTACTACCTGAACACCTGATAAAATATCGATTTTTCAGTCGTGGCCGGTTTAGATGCCATAGACTGTCAAGACCCTCCAGTCTTTCCCCCGTTGTTATCGCGTAGTATGGAGGAGTCAATCACTCTTCAGAGTTCAGGGATGGCATTTCATTTCACACTTGCAAGAGGAGAAGGTATCTAAATGCATGCCTGTATTTATATTGATTACTTCCTTGATCCCCTGGAAAGATACGAGTTGCAACTAAGATCATGTATGCAGATTCAGCTCGATACTACTCAGCAAAATCTGCCTGGAACCAATACGATGTGTCCGTAGGTAGCATCTAACTGTGTTTTGCTCCATTTTCTAAGTTCAGAGGGCGACGAAGCTTTCTTCTGTCGGTGGGAGGTTTTGTTATTCGATGTCATCAAAAGTGCTAGCTAGTAGCTACAACTACAAGTGGCCCACGTGCGTAAGCCAACATGAGGTTTAGTGGAGAGGAAATATTATTGCCTTCACGCTGCATTCACCCAAGTTGTGGGATTATGTAAACCTGCAGTTGTCCATGTCCTATCCTATCAAGCCAGGCAAAAGTTTCATGAGACCTGCAACAtgatttcaaattcaaataacacACAAAATAGTCAACAACTTCATTTAGGTTTGGATTTGCACAATTAAAGAAcccttggaaaaaaaaaatttacctaTATGTATACAACTTTTCGCAGAAaaaggtatatatatacacctgGGACCTGTCTATGTTCTACTGGAAACGCCATTCTGTGTATCCTCTGATTTTCTTGAAGCTGCATCCCGAATGAGCCTGAGGGACTCAACGAAATCATCCAGAAGCTGATGAGAATCTGGAAATTGCGCCTCATCTACTGAGAGGACTATCTTGATCTTGTTACTGTAACTCTGGTAATGCACAGTCAGGGCCTGCACATGAATCCAAACCAAACGATCACACCAGTCACTACAGATTCTTCAGATCGCGTAAAGAAAGATAGCACATGCATGAACTTCTGGGACAAAAGAGCAGTGCTGTCCGATGAAACAACTGCTGAAGAAATGTAGTAAGCAAAAATTTCCCAACGCGGGACTGGCTgcggagaacttacatgtgggtgCCCGAAGGTACCGGGGGCAATGTAGACGATCGGATTGCCGCAGAACAGCACCTGCTCGGTTGGTCCGACCATGCTGGAGAAGGACAGGGTCGTGTGCTTGAACATGCCGTAACAGAGCGCAGCTGCTGCCTGCACAAACAAGGTTGCAACTCTATCAGGGCAAATCAAGACTAAGTTGCTCATCATTTTCCAGTGCTGAACGAGATGCGCGATAAGAATGCTCAAATCTTCCTGTCACATGGTGAGCTGAGCGCACTGCGAAGACATAATACTACTATCTCAGTTCCCAAAAAAACATACTACTAACAGGAGCTCTGAGATGGAAAAACCAGCACCTTGATGCCGAAAAGTTTTACAATCATATCCGCGCTCCAGTAAGTGAAGACCGACTCCATGGAGCTCTTCTTCCTGCGCGCGACCTTCTTCGCCTTCCGGACGTACTCGATGGGGTCATCGTGCTTGGCCAGGTGGAACGGGATTATCATGTATCCGATCTGGTTTCCCCATCTCGCGCCGTTGTCCTTACCGGACTCCATCATGCTTGCCAATGTCTGCTCATACCACAGCACACAAATGAGCAAACTGAAGTGCATCTTCACCAACTTGTTGTGATCGAAAAGCGCTTGTTTCCGCTAATGTGCTGTGATCAAAGAGGGGTATTGGAGGCTCACATGTAGGCCAGGCGTCGGCCGTAAGTTGACAAGAAGAGTGGATCGCACCGTGATGTTCTTCCTGTCGCTTTCACCTGAAGATCATGGTTACGGCAACAGTTTGTAAATGGTCCGTAGCAAGCTGAAAATAATAGTTggtaaaatctaaaaactgCACGTACATGTTTTAGTTTTATGCCATACACATATATTTTGCGCATGAAAGTATACAAAATTACTTAtgagtttgaaccaatttgctttttttaaagttttttgcATCAAAATTGTTCACAAattgttattattttttattgaaaatatgtaaCAGCTAGATCTAATATGTCTTTGAATTATTCTAGTTTGTTCATAAAATTTTATTGAACATCCGATCTGAATTGCCTTAACATGTTTCTTAAATTGCTCACGGATCCATTCTAATTTGCTTACGATTTTTCACAAAGCTATCTACCTAACTGTATTTTAAGCAGACGAACAAATAAAATTTTTATCAAATGTTTTATCTGTTTTTGCCACACATTAGGTCACACATAAGTGTTGCAAGTacagatataaaaaaattcaaaaataagataaaatacTCATATTCAGGtatatttttactaaaaatatatatacatgccaTAAATTTAAAGCATAcactgtaattttttaaaaaatttagggaCTAACCCCTGCCTTATGAGAAGGCAATTTGCAAGCGGGGGATCGAACCCGGCTGGTTCGCTCCACTCAGATGTGCCCACAAACGTATTTCAGCATCTTGCTCACCTGTTTTCCGGAAATAATACCGAGACAACGCGGCAGAGGTTATTCCAAGCAGAACATCATTTAcagtctgaaaaaaaaaagcacacagCTCGCACAAGTTAGTTATGTGCTACGTGATTTGCTTGATCTttaagaaagaacaaaaaaaagcaGTGAAGTATTGGCCAAGAAGACAAGCACGTACGCAGCTCATGGCGTTCTTGACGTACTTGACGTCGTCGAGGCTGAGCGTGCGGTTGACGAAGCGCTTGGACCGGAACTCGACGCCCTCCGCGCCCTTGAGCGGCGTGCGCGCGTCGCCCACGAGCGACGCCGCCGTCGCGAAGAAGCGCACCACGTCCACCAACGTGAGCCATGCGAGCACGAGGAACGACAGGACCCACACGGCCAGCACCGCGAGCGCGCCTGCGGCCAGCTGAGGCCGCGGCAGCGCGTACACGGGGCCCGCGCGGCCCGCGGGCGGCAGGGACGGCAGCGCGTCCGGGTTGGCGGCGCTGCGGGTGCAGGCCATGAAGAGGGAGAGCAGCGAGACGCCGTCGCCGAGGGAGTGGTGCACGCGGAgcgcgagcgcggcggcggacTCGGCGGTGGGGAAGTCGAGGACGTGGAGCTCCCACAGCGGGCGGGAGTGGTCCATGGGGCGCGCGGACAGCGATGACACGTAGTCCTCCAGAGCCTTGTCGGGGTTGGCCGACGTTGCGGCGGGGTTCAGCGCCGGGACGACGATGTGGTCGTCCAGGTTCACAGTGGTCCGGACCCATTTGGGCCTCGCGTTCTTGTCCAACTCGTCCAACACCTGCAATTGCATGGATTGGATTCGTGCATCAAATTTGTCCATGCATGGCGCGCTAGGTTCATGCATGTTGGAACATAGGTTCATATTGGAACACAGTTTTCATGTGTGAAGTTCGTCGTCAGTTCTCTTTCAGCTCTCAGAGTCCCACGGCTCTGGTACTGATATCAAACTAGGGCCATAAGTTTGGTTCGCCATTCGTACACGTAAAAGCGCAGATATGACAGTAGTGCTTCCCTCACCTACTGGGCGTGCACGGCGCCATCACGCTAAAACTCGGCACGCACCAATTGGCGCTTCACAAGCTCACGCGACGTCTGTTCAACGAAGCTACGCGACCATGTATGTTCCTTTCACATTGTGCTGACGCAAACACTGAAGCTAACCTTGGCGTCTGCTGCCACAGTGCCACATATATAGCAGAAGAAGTATAAGGACACAAGCTTTCACGCGCAGAACACAGCTTGAGAAGAGCAAGTGTGCAATTTGATTTTTGGATTGATTAGTATAATAGGTAGATGCATGTGTGCTATATATAACGTTATCGTCAGGAAAAGACCTACAGCCATAGACAAAAGGTGATGATTTTGCTTGAACTTTTTCTTGATTACAGAATTACACCATATTAAGTAGaaattttatatttataggctaagataaagtgatttaagtcactattttttaattaaaattgaaATAAAATTACTCACTCAAACATTCTCAGTGGACCTATAGCTTCAGCTCCAGTTCCACAAATGTCTAGGGCTAGCAATACCTAGgtccaattttttaaaaaaatcttagatATGAAATTCAACCAAATATACCTTTAGTAACTTCACGCTTACGAAAAAAGATAAACGATGTTGGCAAAAGATAGGAGTCAAGTGGGGCAGTAGCTATCAAACAAGCGTACGCGTACCTCCTTCTCAAACCCAAAGTGCTACAGCACTAGCTTGGCACATCTAGCTTGGCAGAGGCTCGGACAGGGAGATGCCTGGTTGGTCCAAACTCTAGTGTAAGACGAAGAACGGCAAGTGAAAACGGAAGATATGGGAGATGGCCATGGCTACAAGTCTGAAGACAGCATATTGTCCTCGTGGCCTTTTGCGTGTTAACGATGGTGCAACAAGATCGTCCGGGCCCTGGCCCGCAGCTTAATTACTTTCTCAACCAAACGAATAACCAAGCGTGCACTTGCACCATTCGAATGCAGGAGTGAATCCGATGGAACGTATACCTGGACGCTGGAGAACCGCGGGTGGCGGGCGAGCGTGGCGGCGACCCCAGCCCGCATGGCCGGCAGGTCAACCGGCGCGCCGAGACCGAAGACGGAGACGATGTGGCACCTGAAGTGCGGCTCCCGGAACAGACGCCCCGTCGGGCTCACCGGCTCCTCCTCGACCACAGCGCCCTCGTCCTCCCCCTCCCGGCTCGCCTTGATCTCCCGCTGGTCCGTCCCCGCGGCCGCCGCAGACGTGGTGTCTATCGACAGCGCCCGCTTTCGCAGCGTGTCCATCCCGCCGGTCTCGGCGCGGTACTGGCGGTGGCGCGGTGTGGAAGTGGGGAAACCGCGCGCGCCCTCGCTTGCGACTTGCGCGCGTTGCGCTGGCTTTTGTGCGAGTTTAGCAGCCGGGTTGACTCTGACGGcaagtagtgtttggttggttgcagAAGTTATGGGATGAGACCGTTGTGGATTCTGTCAAGTTAGAATATAGCATGTAATACATGTTCGGATAACAGTATTTAGTTAGTTGTACAAGTAGTATGTTTGATTTGATGAATTGAACGGTATATCATAGTGTTTTGTTAATATATGAGAATATATTTAGTTGTTAAAGAGATAAGCATTGTATCTATTTataacttaattttttataatatgataattttataataataattatcaacctaagtattctaattaatactaatatttactaattacaattaattataacttaacatgtaattattcataactaattacCTATAATAATACTTAATTATGGCTAATAgcatctaattgtaactaatacATAGCTAATTGTTTTTAATTCTCTCTAATACTCAcaaatcatcaataaatacaTGTAATTACAGGAGTTGACAGAGCTGAGGTTGTTCGGCTAATTTTCCCATATGGAATGGTTCAACATCTTAATAGAatattgtaggaacgagattgacgactagagggggtgaataggtgcctcgataaatttcttagaaaatcaatggtcttctcctatttgaatCACTTAATGCACCGAcaccacggatggtatatgaaccatatgttcaaTTTAAAAttaatccatgtgtcttagcacttcAAAGATCAtaactagcaaagaaacaagaaaagatgaacaccgagcaacgaaactctccaaattgattgtctagaggcaagagaattcaagatctcatcacataagcatgtgtatgtgaattttatacctctagcaactaAAAGAATGGCCTCACAAGGTTCTGAAATTTTAGCCTAAAAACAAAatcgaaaagaaaaaacttgcacacaaggtaAGGGAACCAAGAggagaaactagaagaaggggaattcaagcatagtaaataaaataaacttcattactcaaagatatcagtcctattttaggtggattgtaaaaaaatttctctcaaaatcctcacatattacataagctaaacactcatcctcctctccgTTAAACtcctagcacaatgctctcatatgggtggcataAGAGGCTTAAATAGATGGTTCAGCCTCtcctatagccctacccctctatttatatacctaaaaaatttgacccctatgttttctaatattttttccaaaatactaCTCTCTTATGGTtcacttctacctaccatcaagggtattttagtctattttcttcttcattcatcaaACGGTCGTGGcacctttacgacttagcttcacctcaacgcaagcttcgcgatagtGCCATATACTCATCCAGTCTTTCCACGATTTTAAGGCCAAACCACAAAATCCtaacacgcttctcaaaatATAACTAaccgccacttgctttcaccgAAGCTAGTGCTCTAATGATGATATAtgtcctccgtcttgtgatcttgaccgtcggcaagtctctcccgctcctgattcCTCATGCCGTCTTATCACTTATATCggtatccccttcacttgactttgtcaacacgtcatctatATCTtccatttcatgctttgcttgaccttcatattTACATTTAGGATTACTCTTGACTCCGCTAGGccctccttgattgtccggcaccaagcacccgcttagccccgatcatccgtcgtcgatcgtcaagttgcatccatcacctatacACCTTaaaacaagaaaacacatttctccacactccaaaacatcgctaggttagcacaaaatcaaaaacttcaactcaaagcacatcctagagaaaacgtgaacactagatgttctagtgtgttctgctcctaaacatcggaccatccggtggtaacactatctgtttcaggaaaattttgctctctgaaaaaaagatctggtgaaagcttccggtgatctcatatctatcaccggataatctggtgtgtaCTAATCCACTGACCCACCCTTTTACAACCTCTCTTCAACAAAAGTTATGGTGCATCCTCTAGTGTTCATAATTAtagcatcggactatctggcatacataatcaaacttggcacTAAAAATCTCTTCTCTGTAGAAACTACTCCGGCGCTCTCAaattccatcaccggactaacCGGTGTCTGTTTCcgtttctgcttcagcactaaaaatactttggtgataccctccggtgtagccaccaTACTCACCAGACATTCAGGTGCATTGATCTCTAATTTCGctcaaaaaattgctctctgcaaaaaatagtccggtgagtacacaCTGCCCACACTGTAACTTCCAGtgaacaccgaaacatccgatgttcacaccgAAACTTCTGGTATATGTAATGTTTCTACATACATAGAAGAATTCACCAATTTCAAATATcaccaactcgagttagacaagaacaagaacaagaacaaacatCCACGAACACATGATAATCAAGTTCAAGATATATCAACTGTTATCAATacctcatcacatataaattaagACACTTCTCTACTTAGTTTCTCAATATTCTTAAAATCTATATCACTATATTCTATATAAGCTGATACCATTTATCCAATCGAACATAGACATAACAATATATCATATATTATCCCATTCATATACCATCTTATACTGTAGAACCAAACACTGCCTAACATGCCATTTTGGGGCTCTCAGGCAATTGGCAACCCGGTCGGGAATAGGTCACAGGTTGGATtggttttttttagaaaagggGTTATTTTATTCGATTAAGCACAAACACAGTACAGCTAGAAACCTGCAAAATAAAAGACAAAACAACCATATGTTACGGACACTAACACCTCTAAGCTACTTCGAATGTCGCTGCCAAGCTGGATCGAAGAAGCCGATGCCGATACTTCCCCTACTGACGAGGTAGGACCAATAAAAACCATTAAGTTTTTTAGCCACCATGAACAGCGCAAAACGTTATTAGAACGATGAACGTACCGGGCAACCCTATCAGATGGGATAGGATACATCTTCCCCTTTTAAAGGAAGTAGAAATAACGACACAACCGAAAACCAACATGGTAAACCAGCAGGtcggagaaaaaaaatctcgtAGGTTTTTTCACAACGGAGAATCAAAGAGGAACAGAAACATCAATGGATCACTCACTAAATTCACCGGAAGAAACTAAACTACCATAGAAACTAAACTAGAAAGAAAACAAACTACAAATTACTCTCAACACGTGGCAGCTGGCAAGTTCTCGGACAGTGGCGGGCACATACTAGGACAAGTATGTACagatatctaattttttttaaaaaattaactatATATTATATGTAATACTTGTAGATATTAGTAGTTgttaaaattttataaatacatgatATATTTCAACTCAACAGATTATTCATATTCTCAAGAGCCTTTCCTGACTAGTAAACACTAATATCTCAAAGTCCAATTAGctttaaataatctaattttataaatatatgatgTGTTTCAACTCAACAGATTATTTATATTCTCGTGAGCCTTTTCTTACTACTAAACTCTAACATCTCAAAATCCAATTAGCTTTAATAGCCCAAATACGTAACATAGTTTGGTTgtctaattctttttttttttaactaaatgcatttattatttaaatattagaccAGCCACTGCTCTCGGATGTCAATTCCCTCGAAGAGACGGTAAATTTCTGTTGTGTACGCCTCTCCTTCCGAACCATGGAAGATACCGGATCGACCAGCAAGTTGGAAGTCGACGTGTGTGCTTGAGTTCAAAGTTCAAACTGCCAATTCAGCGCACGCTGCTGCTAATCGTCTCGAAGTCACAATTGATCTCACAATCACAGACTTCAGCGTTCAGCGAATGGTGAGTAAAGCTTCCGTTTGTTCAAGGTTAGAATGGAGCAGACGGCAACTCTGACCGGCGAGGAATATACTTCGACGTCACGTATAACTCACTAGTGGGGTGGCCCGCGTCTAGGTTCACAAAACCGTTTGAAGTTTGAAAACCATTCAATGGTGATTttccaaaatttgataaaaattcGCTCAAATTCGTTTGTGATCGAAATCCGCTCAAactcaataaaaaaaactctcggTTTTATCAAAAACCGATCAAgttaaggaaaaaaatagttcaatcttgtaaaatcaataactaatttatttgAGTTTCAAAtctagtgaaacaaattttgttggttttcttatAACATGATCATGATAAAActatttatacttataaaaagGTTGTATagtttctgtgagaaaatgtatttgctaaacctagttaaatgcatagttaatcctttgataatccaaaaatcatgaaaccaaattttttaatcttcttacatgatcctttgtctttaaaaatacatgaactcatgaaatagttactgcaacatgcatgattgtgtaaatgtgttgcaactagattaattcataactaacccatcacatctccaaaattagtgaaattaCTTTTATCAAATTAGTTATACTATGGTTTGTgtatgaaaaaataatgataaatattaaaaatttaattacagtgttgtttcttaacatgttgactttatgcttgtgaattttgtaaaaatcatgtaGACATTAATAAAACATTAAATGAactgaaaccaattttaaagatcattTTAATATATGctctacataaaaaaaatatgtgtttgcatgttaagctttttcttgACGTGATGGGCCAAATCATCAAGTTCATACGGTCCATTTCagcgtttttctttttttaaaacttcctctccatgaaatatgatgcaaacaacattattttttatttttttaagaagtcTTAGAaatgtctctagtatttttaaaagtttttattttttgtgattttttattttttggattttttgaattcaaattaaaaaaccgGTCAATTTCTAAATGTGGTGTGGACCGAATTGGTCGATATTCATGAATACCGAGTGGTTTTCAACGATTTTTCAAACCCTGATCATTGCATAACTAATTTTAAGAATCTAATTAAGCATGTATTGCTGTATCATCTGGATTTATCATCAATTCGTGCTTTACCATATCATCGTTCTTGTTTCTGCCACTGCTACGTCTACTCCTTGATAGATATAATTCAAACATGGGTTTACCGTAACAACGTTTTCATTTGCATTATATCTTCTTCTCTTCGCTCTGTTGCATGTTGATTCTGCTTTGTGTGCActtattcttgtttttctttgctATTCTAATTGAATAACTTTTGTTTGGATCAATAGGCCACGCTCCATCATCTGTATAGTCTATGGACCATGCTTTCCTTGTCATATTCCTAACATCGTGACCTTGAGCTACACAGTTCAAGCCCAATGCAGCGGAGCCCATATCCTCTTGTACTGTTTCTCTCATGTGTCTTGCTCTGCAGATCAATGGCTTCGTCGGTCGGTGTCCCTTGATACTGCCAGAGGTTGCGGTTCCACCATCAGTGATCCGCGAGCTATGTTTTACTTTGCCATATGGTTGACGCCACGACATCGAGCTATAGGGTAGAGCCTAGTGCAGGGGCACCAACACCCTCCCATCCTTGTCTCTGTCGTTGCATCGTCGTCGTCCTGGAAGGATACATTACATTTTTATTTTAGTGAACACTTGTTTTTTTTACCATGTGAATCAACGAGTCATCCTATTGTATTAGGtcttatcttcttttctttctttttgcatCTCTCGTATTGAGctatgtttctattttttattttttattacattttacatcaaaagataatTTCAATTGCAAGTTTGAACTCTTAAATGCGTCCAGGATGTAACAAACTTATACATTTAATCACATtatcactatgtgaaaaataaataaaggagaTATTATATAAGTGATAGGCGtaatatgatctgtcacttataaaagtgacaggtcatattagtgactcgtcactaatgacgattCATCAGTGATGAGTTATCCTAGACGAGTAATTGGTGATggtgaaaacttgacccgtcatcaATAACGAGTCAAGTTTTGAGCCGTCACCAATAAcaaactcattagtgatgggtctcttaggccggtcattagtgacggctcaaGTTatgaaccgtcactaatgacagtattCATAAATATTTGGCTCAGTTTAGGTAGTAGGATAGTTGTAACCCATCACTCATATACTAACAGTCATATACGACATAACTTAAATTCCTATAGAAGAAATAAATCTCGAGTTAAAAGTGTTAATTCTTCATTGGATTTGCTTTTCATATCTTGCTTgaagtgaaatattttttttatttttttctcttattttttctcacttcagcagcactagaataggaatcaatatatattttttctcaaatttgatgtaaggggtgtgCTATGGACGCAAACGCGTGTTCCAAAAATGATGCAGAAACTTTTAAGGTGAGAATTCAATCTTCCATACCGTTTTTGGCCTCAAACATTTCACCGGACCTAATGAAGTGGGGGAGAAActgatgtaattttttttagatgctcgtagagttaaaaaaaaagggtCAAATTTGAAGTCTGTATGCAGAAGCTATGCCCGTTTTACCAAAAGCACTCTAGGTCAACTAGTTTATGTGTCTATTGTGTAataaacattagtgacgggtcataaccgtgaccttTCACTTATGACTTGATAAGTGACAAGTCACGGTTATGATCCGTCATTTACAACTTTTAGCAAAGAGGTTAAAAGGATATTTATCCAGCTCCCTTCAGAACGCACGCAAAGGTGGGGTGGTTAGCCTACTACGCACGTAAGGGTAGGTCACAAGTTCAATTCCCACCGAACACAAAGTATGAAAACGGtgtgaaaaattgcaaagaACACATGGCGAATGGCATTAGTTGGGTTGGCTcagttgaaaaaaatattttttaactttttcgtGTTTAAAAAACGTAAAAATcgttcatcagtcataagtgacatataagagttataacccatcacttatgagctttattagtgacggattaagtTTTGACTTGTCACCAATAATCTAACTGGCGACAAGTCCTTAATCTATCATTTATGATTAGTCATCAGTGATATATTCAGGGTGATGGTATGAGACCTGGTACTCATGTTAGTTAtcaccgtcacttatgacatttTTCACGTCGTATATGTTGTCTTTTTTTTGCCAATATTTGGCTATGTTTGTTTAGTAATGGCAGGGAGGGTAATAGATAAGTAGGTATTAGGGTATTTTGGGTTTATTTTTTTACAATGGTAGTAATGGGtaatttataaatatgtatAGTAACACTTTGCTATCTTTTTCTTTAATTAATATTGTAATTTCTAAGCATTGAGAGTGGAGTATGCGGCTCCTTTTTTTTTGCCAGTTACTAATGTAATAGATTAAAACAACCGCTAACGATCAAATCCCAACTAAGAACTACATAGCCCAACGAAAGAGAATTGTCCCACAAGTGCACTTTGATTTTATAGATCACAATGACGCGATGGAAAATAACaattatttttagataaaaGGTTTCCCCGTTTTATTACTTGGAATAAAACGATGGTTCAGAGGTTGAAGCTCCACGTATTCTAGGTGCGTCCGCCACTACATGTTCATTACCACCAAGCTCTAAGCCATAAACAGATTCAGACTCTAAACCAGAATGGACATT
This region includes:
- the LOC133908483 gene encoding wax ester synthase/diacylglycerol acyltransferase 4-like isoform X2, whose translation is MDTLRKRALSIDTTSAAAAGTDQREIKASREGEDEGAVVEEEPVSPTGRLFREPHFRCHIVSVFGLGAPVDLPAMRAGVAATLARHPRFSSVQVLDELDKNARPKWVRTTVNLDDHIVVPALNPAATSANPDKALEDYVSSLSARPMDHSRPLWELHVLDFPTAESAAALALRVHHSLGDGVSLLSLFMACTRSAANPDALPSLPPAGRAGPVYALPRPQLAAGALAVLAVWVLSFLVLAWLTLVDVVRFFATAASLVGDARTPLKGAEGVEFRSKRFVNRTLSLDDVKYVKNAMSCTVNDVLLGITSAALSRYYFRKTGESDRKNITVRSTLLVNLRPTPGLHTLASMMESGKDNGARWGNQIGYMIIPFHLAKHDDPIEYVRKAKKVARRKKSSMESVFTYWSADMIVKLFGIKCAQLTM
- the LOC133908483 gene encoding wax ester synthase/diacylglycerol acyltransferase 11-like isoform X1; protein product: MDTLRKRALSIDTTSAAAAGTDQREIKASREGEDEGAVVEEEPVSPTGRLFREPHFRCHIVSVFGLGAPVDLPAMRAGVAATLARHPRFSSVQVLDELDKNARPKWVRTTVNLDDHIVVPALNPAATSANPDKALEDYVSSLSARPMDHSRPLWELHVLDFPTAESAAALALRVHHSLGDGVSLLSLFMACTRSAANPDALPSLPPAGRAGPVYALPRPQLAAGALAVLAVWVLSFLVLAWLTLVDVVRFFATAASLVGDARTPLKGAEGVEFRSKRFVNRTLSLDDVKYVKNAMSCTVNDVLLGITSAALSRYYFRKTGESDRKNITVRSTLLVNLRPTPGLHTLASMMESGKDNGARWGNQIGYMIIPFHLAKHDDPIEYVRKAKKVARRKKSSMESVFTYWSADMIVKLFGIKAAAALCYGMFKHTTLSFSSMVGPTEQVLFCGNPIVYIAPGTFGHPHALTVHYQSYSNKIKIVLSVDEAQFPDSHQLLDDFVESLRLIRDAASRKSEDTQNGVSSRT